A single genomic interval of Eptesicus fuscus isolate TK198812 chromosome 10, DD_ASM_mEF_20220401, whole genome shotgun sequence harbors:
- the RWDD1 gene encoding RWD domain-containing protein 1 isoform X2 produces the protein MVMIFTLVTAVQEKLNEIVDQIKTRREEEKKQKEKEAEEAEKQLFHGTPVTIENFLSWKAKFDAELLEIKKKRMKEEEQAGKNKLSGKQLFETDHNLDTSDIQFLEDAGNNVEVDESLFQEMDDLELEDDEDDPDYNPADPESDLTD, from the exons ATGGTGATGATCTTTACTTTGGTAACAGCTGtccaagaaaaattaaatgaaatagtggatcaaataaaaactagaagagaagaagaaaaaaaacaaaaagaaaaagaagcagaagAAGCCGAAAAG caATTATTTCATGGCACTCCTGTTACAATTGAGAATTTCTTAAGTTGGAAAGCCAAGTTTGATGCAGaactcttggaaattaaaaagaaacgaatgaaagaagaagaacaagcaggaaaaaataaattaagtg ggAAACAGCTATTTGAAACAGATCATAATCTTGACACATCTGATATCCAGTTCTTGGAGGATG CTGGAAACAATGTGGAGGTAGATGAGTCTTTGTTCCAGGAAATGGATGACTTGGAGCTGGAGGATGACGAGGATGATCCAGACTACAATCCTGCTGACCCGGAGAGCGACTTGACCGATTGA